In the Aromatoleum bremense genome, one interval contains:
- a CDS encoding LolA family protein gives MRRAGLIPLLCAVALAITAPLAAAEAWTIEQLMHALGKQRSGRASFVERKYLAILDAPVESSGELRFRAPDRLEKITLEPRAESLVLEGNTLTVVRGERRHIVQLSDYREIAAFIDSIRATLAGDRSALEQTYAPSLAGTSQDWTLTLLPREPKMAEVVLRITINGSHAQLRGIEILQADGDRSVMEIVAERAAR, from the coding sequence GTGCGACGAGCCGGACTGATCCCGCTGCTGTGTGCTGTCGCGCTCGCGATCACGGCGCCGCTCGCCGCCGCCGAGGCGTGGACGATCGAACAGCTGATGCACGCGCTCGGCAAGCAGCGCTCTGGACGGGCGAGCTTCGTCGAACGCAAGTACCTCGCGATCCTCGACGCCCCGGTCGAATCCTCCGGCGAGCTGCGCTTTCGCGCCCCGGACCGGCTGGAAAAGATCACCCTCGAGCCGCGCGCCGAATCGCTGGTGCTCGAAGGCAACACCCTGACGGTGGTGCGCGGCGAGCGCCGCCACATCGTGCAGCTGTCCGATTACCGCGAGATCGCCGCTTTCATCGACAGCATCCGCGCGACGCTCGCGGGTGACCGCAGCGCGCTCGAGCAAACCTACGCGCCGAGCCTCGCCGGCACATCGCAGGACTGGACGCTGACGCTGCTGCCGCGCGAGCCGAAAATGGCTGAGGTCGTGCTGCGCATCACGATCAACGGCAGCCATGCGCAGCTGCGCGGTATCGAGATCCTGCAGGCTGACGGCGACCGCTCGGTGATGGAGATCGTCGCGGAGCGCGCCGCGCGATGA
- a CDS encoding acyl-CoA synthetase, with amino-acid sequence MTRPRTAAAHPGDLEGPPDPGSPAADTAWARRPERSNHAALRLMTWISLRLGRRAGRLVLWFIAGYFLLFAPAARRASRAYLARVLERAPRPAELFRHFLSFAATIHDRIYLLNERFDLFDIRVHGVELIRDIVAGGDGVFLIGAHMGSFEVIRAVGRQQPGIRVAMVMYEDNAQKINRTLAAINPAAQQDIIPLGRLDSMLQVRERLDDGTLVGMLADRSVGPDAAERVDFLGEPASFPAGPWRIAAMLKRPVILMVGLYRGGNRYDIHFEPLADFTAVTRETRGAAQRDAIVRYAARLEHYARLAPFNWFNFFDFWQPARGRDAD; translated from the coding sequence GTGACTCGTCCCCGAACCGCAGCCGCGCACCCCGGCGACCTGGAGGGTCCGCCGGACCCTGGATCGCCCGCCGCCGACACCGCCTGGGCGCGCCGCCCCGAGCGCAGCAACCACGCGGCGTTGCGGCTGATGACATGGATTTCGCTGCGCCTCGGGCGTCGCGCCGGACGGCTCGTGCTGTGGTTCATTGCCGGCTATTTCCTGCTGTTCGCCCCCGCCGCCCGGCGTGCGTCGCGGGCGTACCTGGCGCGCGTGCTCGAACGCGCGCCGCGGCCGGCCGAATTGTTCCGGCATTTCCTCAGCTTCGCCGCGACGATTCACGACCGCATCTATCTCCTCAACGAACGCTTCGACCTGTTCGACATCCGCGTGCATGGCGTCGAACTTATCCGCGACATCGTCGCCGGCGGCGACGGCGTGTTCCTGATCGGCGCCCACATGGGAAGCTTCGAGGTGATCCGCGCGGTCGGGCGCCAGCAGCCGGGGATCAGGGTCGCGATGGTGATGTACGAAGACAACGCGCAGAAGATCAACCGCACGCTGGCCGCGATCAATCCGGCGGCGCAGCAGGACATCATCCCGCTCGGCCGTCTCGATTCGATGCTGCAGGTGCGCGAACGCCTCGACGACGGCACGCTCGTCGGCATGCTCGCCGACCGCAGCGTGGGTCCGGACGCGGCCGAACGCGTCGATTTTCTCGGCGAGCCAGCGAGCTTCCCGGCCGGCCCGTGGCGCATCGCGGCAATGCTGAAACGTCCGGTGATCCTGATGGTCGGCCTCTACCGCGGCGGCAACCGCTACGACATCCACTTCGAACCGCTCGCCGATTTCACCGCCGTCACGCGCGAAACCCGCGGCGCGGCGCAGCGGGACGCGATTGTCCGCTACGCCGCGCGGCTCGAACATTACGCGCGGCTAGCGCCGTTCAACTGGTTCAACTTCTTCGATTTCTGGCAACCGGCGCGCGGCCGGGACGCCGACTGA
- a CDS encoding 3-hydroxyacyl-ACP dehydratase FabZ family protein encodes MKFETAIVVAPDHPAFAGHFPGQPILPGVVLLGWATGALGAALGRPVPPCEIAAAKFLQPVRPGTALLIRHVRQPGGAWHFEILAGEATVASGTLRVAAP; translated from the coding sequence ATGAAGTTCGAAACCGCGATCGTCGTCGCGCCGGACCATCCGGCGTTCGCCGGACACTTCCCCGGCCAGCCGATCCTGCCCGGCGTCGTGCTGCTCGGCTGGGCGACCGGCGCGCTCGGCGCCGCACTGGGCCGGCCGGTGCCGCCGTGCGAGATCGCCGCGGCAAAGTTCCTGCAGCCGGTCCGCCCCGGCACAGCGCTGCTGATCCGCCATGTGCGCCAGCCCGGCGGCGCGTGGCACTTCGAGATCCTCGCCGGCGAGGCGACCGTCGCGTCCGGCACCTTGAGGGTGGCGGCGCCGTGA
- a CDS encoding AMP-binding protein has protein sequence MSGVAPPLPLLGHACLGADLAWRDGERLSVARFLGDVHRLAALLPAGGHVLNICTDRYRFTVGLAASLLAGKVSLLPSTHTPETVRQLAAFAPDAFCLADGACDIDLPQFHYPELAGADHAGPIPAVAADQLVACVFTSGSTGTPVPHRKSWGALVRNAAAEAERLGLSPAAPHAIVGTVPPQHMYGFESTVLLALQGGGAFWAGRPFYPADIAAALDAVPRPRVLVSTPFHLRTLLAAGVPLPATDLVVSATAPLSGKLAAETEARLRGPLLEIYGCTETGQTATRRTALTAEWQLFRDVRLSIEDGQTWAYGGHVEQRTALGDLIEPTAGDRFLLHGRSADLVNIAGKRSSLSYLNHQLNAIPGVLDGSFVMPDDEQIDGATRLAAVVVAPGLDRAALLHALRERIDPLFLPRPLLFADRLPRNATGKLPRAALDELCRRLRSDPA, from the coding sequence ATGAGCGGCGTTGCGCCGCCCCTGCCGCTGCTGGGCCACGCGTGCCTCGGCGCCGACCTTGCGTGGCGCGACGGCGAACGCCTCAGCGTCGCGCGCTTTCTCGGTGACGTGCACCGGCTCGCCGCGCTGCTGCCGGCGGGCGGGCACGTGCTCAACATCTGCACCGACCGCTACCGCTTCACGGTGGGACTCGCGGCCAGCCTGCTCGCCGGCAAGGTCAGCCTGCTGCCGTCGACGCACACGCCGGAGACGGTACGCCAGCTCGCGGCCTTCGCGCCCGATGCGTTCTGCCTCGCCGACGGTGCGTGCGACATCGACCTGCCGCAGTTCCATTACCCCGAACTCGCCGGCGCGGACCATGCCGGCCCGATTCCCGCCGTGGCCGCCGACCAGCTCGTCGCCTGCGTGTTCACCTCCGGCTCGACCGGCACCCCGGTGCCGCACCGCAAGAGCTGGGGCGCCCTGGTGCGCAACGCGGCGGCCGAAGCGGAGCGCCTCGGACTGTCGCCCGCCGCGCCGCATGCAATCGTCGGCACGGTGCCGCCGCAGCACATGTACGGCTTCGAGTCGACGGTGCTGCTCGCGCTGCAGGGCGGCGGCGCATTCTGGGCGGGACGTCCGTTCTACCCGGCCGATATCGCCGCCGCGCTCGACGCCGTGCCACGCCCGCGTGTGCTCGTCTCGACGCCGTTTCACCTGCGCACGCTGCTCGCCGCCGGAGTGCCGCTGCCGGCCACCGATCTCGTCGTCTCGGCGACCGCGCCGCTGTCGGGCAAGCTCGCCGCCGAAACCGAAGCGCGGCTGCGCGGCCCGCTGTTGGAAATCTACGGCTGCACCGAAACCGGCCAGACTGCGACGCGGCGCACCGCGCTGACAGCGGAATGGCAGCTTTTTCGCGACGTTCGCCTGAGCATCGAGGACGGCCAGACGTGGGCGTACGGCGGACACGTCGAGCAGCGCACCGCGCTCGGTGACCTCATCGAGCCGACCGCCGGCGACCGCTTCCTGCTGCACGGGCGTTCGGCGGACCTCGTCAACATTGCCGGCAAACGCAGCTCGTTGAGCTACCTGAACCACCAGCTGAACGCGATTCCCGGCGTGCTCGACGGCAGCTTCGTGATGCCGGACGACGAGCAGATCGACGGCGCGACCCGCCTCGCGGCAGTCGTCGTCGCGCCGGGCCTCGACCGTGCCGCGCTGCTGCACGCATTGCGCGAGCGCATCGACCCGCTGTTCCTGCCGCGCCCGCTGCTGTTTGCCGACCGGCTCCCGCGCAATGCGACCGGCAAGCTGCCACGTGCCGCGCTCGACGAGCTGTGCCGCCGGCTGCGCAGCGACCCGGCATGA
- a CDS encoding phosphopantetheine-binding protein codes for MKEIAPASPAPDNLDALRLEVAGIIVEALNLEQAPASIPPDDSLFGEGLGLDSIDILEVALVVSKRYGFQLRADDDDNVKIFRSLRSLTGYIASHRTQ; via the coding sequence ATGAAAGAAATCGCTCCTGCCTCGCCCGCTCCGGACAACCTCGACGCGCTCCGGCTCGAGGTCGCCGGGATCATCGTCGAAGCGCTCAACCTGGAGCAGGCGCCGGCATCGATCCCTCCCGACGACTCCCTGTTCGGCGAAGGCCTCGGGCTCGATTCGATCGACATCCTCGAAGTGGCGCTCGTGGTGTCGAAACGCTACGGCTTCCAGCTGCGCGCCGATGACGACGACAACGTCAAGATCTTCCGTTCGCTGCGCAGCCTGACCGGATACATCGCCAGCCACCGCACGCAATGA
- a CDS encoding HDOD domain-containing protein: MDEFEAQMQAFRKQIEGEFEEGGISFPTSLDASLRIKRLADNPESTLDEITTVVKAEPVLSAKAVRMANAVALNPYGKQTTNVSEAVGRIGLSALRCLAFAVAAEQLVQDHRSRNLRLIASGLWMHSLDVAAWAYAIARHLKVVNPDTAMFSGMMTDIGQFFLVARAADYPALESGIDRFAEFAATWNEPVGRAVLEAFELPDAILDAFPYEDPYGGSWPPADLADVLFIASLAAETPNPFDTLLGIRRRPALLDTSTSGIEKIKLAELLDTARAQRQHILNAVCG; this comes from the coding sequence ATGGACGAATTTGAAGCTCAGATGCAGGCGTTTCGCAAACAGATCGAAGGGGAATTCGAAGAGGGCGGTATCAGCTTTCCGACCTCGCTCGACGCCTCGCTGCGCATCAAGCGGCTCGCCGACAACCCCGAATCGACGCTCGACGAGATCACGACCGTGGTCAAGGCGGAACCGGTGCTGAGCGCGAAGGCGGTGCGGATGGCCAACGCCGTCGCACTCAACCCTTACGGCAAGCAGACAACGAATGTCTCCGAGGCGGTCGGGCGCATCGGCCTCTCCGCGCTGCGCTGCCTCGCTTTCGCCGTCGCTGCAGAACAACTCGTGCAGGACCACCGCTCGCGCAACCTTCGCCTGATCGCTTCCGGGCTGTGGATGCATTCGCTCGACGTCGCAGCGTGGGCCTACGCGATCGCACGGCACCTGAAGGTGGTCAATCCCGATACGGCGATGTTCAGCGGCATGATGACCGACATCGGCCAGTTCTTCCTCGTCGCCCGCGCTGCGGATTATCCGGCGCTCGAGAGCGGCATCGACCGCTTCGCGGAGTTCGCTGCGACGTGGAACGAGCCGGTCGGTCGTGCGGTGCTGGAGGCCTTCGAACTGCCCGACGCGATCCTCGACGCTTTCCCCTACGAAGACCCCTACGGCGGTTCATGGCCACCGGCCGACCTGGCCGACGTCCTGTTCATCGCATCGCTGGCCGCCGAGACACCGAACCCGTTCGACACGCTGCTGGGCATCCGCCGCCGGCCGGCCTTGCTCGACACCTCGACTTCGGGCATCGAGAAAATCAAACTGGCGGAGCTGCTCGATACCGCCCGGGCGCAGCGCCAGCACATCCTCAACGCCGTGTGCGGCTGA
- a CDS encoding HD-GYP domain-containing protein — MLFNSVNQHCLHNIVQLAQTHSVEAAEDIFDERGIKLWAKGKAVSADLQEKLLRRKLAKPLEATLAVEGAVAFSNVVEACRAQAEENPLFARLASRNALALLNGLRTIPLPQPLRLLLTTAHASGSRSFRHALATILVCACIATRLNASEHDAQTLLTAALLHDLGEMYIHPDYLSGSHQLRPHEWKHVASHPRIGQLLIQELTTLPAAIGLCVAHHHERLDGSGYPNQLERSKLHRLGNWLAVAETAGAILSGGHPGAPLRAALALRLVPEEFDRDAVAAVTQALRKDGDSFGEDDCQGWPDTHATHARLDGAIAHAEDLHASLDAPFARQIVAMALQHLHNLEKSLRATGAAETALLGEELDQQLVAESGQVAREIDWRMRSLARNLYLRAEAHADGANLALLAPLIEALDDAPPAEVAAASA, encoded by the coding sequence ATGCTATTCAACTCGGTCAATCAGCACTGCCTGCACAATATCGTCCAACTCGCCCAAACCCATTCCGTCGAGGCCGCCGAGGACATTTTCGACGAGCGTGGGATCAAGCTGTGGGCCAAGGGCAAGGCGGTGTCGGCCGACCTGCAGGAAAAGCTGCTGCGCCGCAAGCTGGCCAAGCCGCTCGAAGCGACGCTTGCCGTCGAAGGAGCGGTCGCCTTCTCCAATGTCGTCGAAGCCTGTCGCGCGCAGGCCGAGGAGAATCCGCTGTTCGCACGCCTCGCCAGTCGCAACGCGCTGGCGCTTCTGAACGGACTCAGGACGATACCGCTGCCGCAACCGCTGCGCCTGCTGCTGACGACCGCCCACGCCAGCGGCAGCCGCAGCTTCAGGCACGCCCTCGCGACGATACTGGTGTGCGCCTGCATCGCGACTCGGCTCAACGCCAGCGAGCACGATGCGCAGACGCTGCTGACGGCCGCGTTGCTGCATGACCTCGGCGAGATGTACATCCATCCCGACTACCTGAGCGGGAGCCACCAATTGCGGCCCCACGAGTGGAAGCACGTCGCGAGCCACCCTCGCATCGGGCAGTTGCTGATCCAGGAGCTGACCACGCTCCCGGCAGCGATCGGGCTGTGCGTCGCTCACCACCACGAACGACTCGACGGCAGCGGCTATCCGAACCAGCTCGAGCGCAGCAAGCTTCACCGCCTCGGCAACTGGCTCGCAGTCGCCGAAACGGCCGGCGCGATCCTCTCCGGTGGCCACCCCGGCGCACCGTTGCGCGCTGCGCTCGCGCTACGCCTCGTGCCGGAAGAGTTCGACCGCGATGCCGTCGCCGCCGTCACCCAGGCGCTGCGCAAGGACGGTGACAGCTTCGGCGAGGACGACTGCCAAGGTTGGCCCGACACTCACGCGACCCATGCCCGGCTCGACGGCGCGATCGCCCACGCGGAAGACCTGCACGCGTCCCTCGACGCCCCTTTCGCGCGCCAGATCGTCGCAATGGCCCTACAGCATCTGCACAATCTCGAAAAATCGCTGCGCGCCACCGGCGCGGCCGAAACCGCCTTGCTCGGCGAAGAACTCGACCAGCAGCTGGTCGCGGAAAGTGGCCAGGTCGCCCGGGAAATCGACTGGCGGATGCGCAGCCTCGCACGCAATCTCTATTTGCGGGCCGAGGCACACGCGGACGGCGCGAACCTCGCGCTGCTGGCGCCGCTGATCGAGGCGCTGGACGACGCTCCGCCGGCGGAAGTTGCCGCCGCGTCCGCCTGA
- the ppa gene encoding inorganic diphosphatase, protein MGFDLVKAGKDVPNDINVIIEISAQGEPIKFEVDKDSGAVFVDRFMGTSMRYPINYGYVPHTVAGDGDPVDVLVVTPFPLMPGVVIRCRPVGVLKMEDESGQDAKVVAVPVSKLTPLYDKVQTTDDLPELLMKQTVHFFEHYKDLEPGKWVKVLGWGTVEDAKQEILDGLKNAAK, encoded by the coding sequence ATGGGTTTCGACCTCGTGAAGGCCGGCAAGGACGTGCCGAACGACATCAACGTCATCATCGAGATTTCGGCGCAGGGCGAGCCGATCAAGTTCGAAGTGGATAAGGACAGCGGCGCGGTGTTCGTCGATCGCTTCATGGGCACGTCGATGCGCTACCCGATCAACTACGGCTACGTGCCGCATACCGTCGCGGGCGACGGCGATCCGGTCGATGTGCTGGTGGTGACCCCGTTCCCCCTGATGCCGGGCGTGGTGATCCGCTGCCGTCCGGTCGGCGTGCTGAAGATGGAAGACGAGTCCGGCCAGGACGCGAAAGTCGTCGCAGTGCCGGTGTCGAAGCTCACGCCGCTGTACGACAAGGTCCAGACCACTGACGACCTGCCCGAGCTGCTGATGAAGCAGACGGTGCATTTCTTCGAGCATTACAAGGATCTCGAGCCGGGCAAGTGGGTCAAGGTGCTCGGCTGGGGCACCGTGGAAGACGCGAAGCAGGAAATCCTCGACGGCCTGAAGAACGCCGCGAAATAA
- a CDS encoding GNAT family N-acetyltransferase, with protein sequence MPTYRFRRFDDVSGIDAAAWDALTDGQACVSHAFLAALEATGCVGAATGWLPRHATLWEGPQLVAAMPLYEKHHSYGEYVFDWAWAEAYARHGLAYYPKWLAAVPFTPVPGMRLLGRDTASRKALLQATLALAEESSLSSLHVLFPTETEAGWMREAGLLIRQGVQFHWFNAGYRDFDGFLGSLNHEKRKKIRQDRRHAAAHALTFRWLDGTTANAADWAFFHRCYAATYALHRSTPYLGARFFAQLASQAPRSVRLLLAERQGQPVASAFFLCDDEALYGRYWGATEHLPFLHFELCYYRAIDYCIDHRLSRFEGGAQGEHKLARGLQPVVTRSAHWIREPRWRDAVDRFLAQETAGIDFYLDELTERSPFRALQGTAPE encoded by the coding sequence GTGCCGACATACCGCTTTCGCCGCTTCGATGATGTGAGTGGCATTGATGCCGCCGCCTGGGATGCGCTCACCGACGGACAGGCCTGCGTGTCGCACGCCTTCCTCGCCGCGCTCGAGGCGACCGGCTGCGTCGGGGCGGCCACCGGCTGGCTACCGCGCCATGCAACGCTGTGGGAAGGGCCGCAGCTGGTCGCGGCGATGCCGTTGTACGAGAAGCACCACTCGTACGGCGAATACGTCTTCGACTGGGCGTGGGCCGAGGCGTATGCGCGCCACGGCCTCGCCTACTATCCCAAGTGGCTCGCGGCAGTGCCGTTCACGCCGGTGCCCGGGATGCGCCTGCTCGGCCGCGACACGGCGAGCCGGAAAGCGCTGCTGCAGGCAACGCTGGCGTTGGCCGAGGAAAGCAGCCTGTCGTCGCTGCACGTGCTTTTCCCCACCGAAACCGAGGCCGGATGGATGCGGGAAGCCGGCCTGCTGATCCGCCAGGGCGTGCAGTTCCACTGGTTCAATGCGGGTTACCGGGATTTCGACGGTTTCCTCGGCAGCCTGAACCACGAAAAGCGCAAGAAAATCCGCCAGGACAGGCGCCACGCGGCCGCCCATGCGCTGACGTTCCGCTGGCTCGACGGCACGACGGCCAATGCCGCCGACTGGGCTTTCTTCCATCGCTGTTACGCCGCGACCTACGCGCTGCACCGCTCGACGCCCTATCTCGGCGCGCGGTTCTTCGCGCAGCTGGCGTCGCAAGCGCCGCGCAGCGTGCGCCTGCTGCTCGCCGAACGCCAGGGCCAACCGGTGGCGAGCGCCTTCTTCCTGTGCGACGACGAGGCGCTCTACGGCCGCTACTGGGGCGCGACCGAACATCTGCCGTTCCTGCATTTCGAGCTGTGCTATTACCGGGCGATCGACTACTGCATCGACCATCGCCTGAGCCGCTTCGAGGGCGGCGCACAGGGCGAGCACAAGCTCGCGCGCGGGTTGCAGCCGGTCGTCACGCGCTCCGCTCACTGGATTCGCGAACCGCGCTGGCGCGACGCGGTGGACCGTTTTCTCGCGCAGGAAACGGCGGGCATCGACTTCTACCTCGACGAACTCACCGAACGCTCGCCGTTTCGCGCGCTGCAAGGGACAGCGCCGGAATGA
- the chrA gene encoding chromate efflux transporter, which translates to MAIPDTVARQADEQGPWAVFLVFLRLGLTSFGGPIAHLGYFRDEFVTRRRWLGERNYADLVALCQFLPGPASSQVGMALGLARAGYAGLFAAWAGFTLPSAIALILFAQGVSRHGGVLAPEALHGLKVVAVAVVAQAVWGMARNLCTDTLRVTLMAIAACVVLADSTAWTQVGVIGAAAIAGMVLFRAEPTVAHDPLPILVARRTAIGCLCAFLALLIGLPLLAQFVANPAVAMIDAFYRAGALVFGGGHVVLPLLQAEVVPSGWVDHETFLAGYGAAQAVPGPLFTFAAFLGAAMNDAPGGWTGAAICLGAIFAPSFLLVVGALPFWEQLRRSARARSALAGVNAAVVGLLLAALYQPVWTSAIHQPRDFGLAVAAFVALVFWKLPPWLVVVGSGIAAWLMSVAT; encoded by the coding sequence ATGGCCATTCCGGACACCGTCGCCAGGCAGGCCGACGAGCAAGGACCGTGGGCCGTCTTTCTCGTTTTCCTGCGCCTCGGCCTGACCTCTTTTGGCGGCCCCATCGCCCACCTGGGTTATTTTCGCGACGAATTCGTCACGCGCCGACGCTGGCTCGGCGAACGCAACTACGCGGACCTCGTGGCGCTGTGCCAGTTCTTGCCGGGGCCCGCGAGCAGCCAGGTCGGCATGGCACTGGGCCTGGCTCGCGCGGGCTACGCGGGGCTGTTCGCTGCGTGGGCAGGCTTCACGCTGCCGTCGGCGATCGCGCTGATCCTGTTCGCGCAAGGGGTGTCGCGTCACGGCGGCGTCCTCGCGCCCGAGGCGTTGCACGGCCTGAAAGTCGTCGCGGTCGCGGTCGTGGCGCAAGCGGTGTGGGGAATGGCGCGCAACCTCTGCACCGACACGCTGCGCGTCACGCTCATGGCGATCGCGGCGTGCGTCGTCCTCGCCGACTCGACGGCCTGGACGCAGGTCGGCGTAATCGGCGCGGCGGCGATCGCCGGAATGGTCCTGTTCCGAGCGGAACCGACCGTTGCCCACGATCCGCTGCCCATCCTCGTCGCCCGCCGTACCGCCATCGGCTGCCTGTGCGCCTTCCTTGCGCTGCTGATAGGCCTGCCACTCCTCGCGCAGTTCGTGGCGAACCCGGCTGTCGCGATGATCGACGCCTTCTACCGCGCCGGAGCGCTGGTGTTCGGCGGCGGCCATGTCGTCCTGCCGTTGCTGCAGGCCGAGGTGGTGCCGAGCGGATGGGTCGACCACGAAACCTTCCTCGCCGGTTACGGCGCGGCGCAGGCGGTGCCGGGACCACTGTTCACTTTCGCAGCGTTCCTCGGCGCAGCGATGAACGATGCGCCCGGGGGCTGGACCGGGGCTGCGATCTGCCTGGGCGCGATTTTCGCCCCCTCGTTCCTGCTCGTGGTCGGCGCCCTGCCGTTCTGGGAGCAACTACGCCGCAGTGCCCGAGCACGCTCCGCGCTGGCCGGAGTCAACGCAGCGGTCGTCGGCCTGCTGCTGGCCGCCTTGTACCAGCCGGTGTGGACGAGCGCGATCCACCAGCCGCGAGACTTCGGGCTCGCCGTCGCCGCCTTCGTCGCGCTGGTGTTCTGGAAGCTCCCGCCGTGGCTCGTCGTCGTCGGCAGCGGCATCGCGGCATGGCTGATGAGCGTCGCGACCTGA
- a CDS encoding NAD+ synthase yields the protein MDKTLAIAVAQLNFTVGDLTANADRIIHALDQARAAGADLLLTPELALSGYPPEDLLLRPDFYRACSREVARIALHTRGITLVLGHPEERRDWRYNAASVIRDGEVVATYHKHLLPNYEVFDEERYFDRGLDACVFELNGVKLGVNICADLWESGPAELVRAEGAELLLGLNASPYHMNKLQRRYEVLRGRVADTGLPVVYCNMVGGQDELVFDGASFALDADGKVVYQAASFEERLDVLHFRGGCWEAGEIVPARPVEEEVYEALKTGVRDYLGKNGFPGAIIGLSGGIDSALTLCVAVDALGAERVRAVMMPSPYTAQMSLDDSRALVANLGVRYDEIPIEPAMNTFAALLADQFRGLPADTTEENLQSRIRGMILMALSNKTGAIVLTTGNKSEMATGYATLYGDMAGGFAVLKDLYKTFVFRLSRWRNTVSPVMPENIITRPPSAELKPDQTDQDSLPPYDVLDAIIEAYMERDESPREIIARGFPEADVRRTVAMLKRNEYKRRQSPVGIRVTKRGFGRDWRYPITSRYQDEY from the coding sequence ATGGACAAAACGCTCGCTATCGCTGTCGCCCAGCTGAATTTCACCGTCGGCGACCTCACGGCCAACGCCGACCGGATCATCCACGCCCTCGACCAGGCCCGCGCGGCCGGCGCCGACCTGTTGCTGACGCCGGAACTGGCGCTATCCGGTTATCCGCCCGAAGACCTGCTGCTGCGCCCGGATTTCTACCGCGCGTGCAGCCGGGAAGTGGCCCGTATCGCTCTACACACCCGCGGCATCACGCTGGTGCTCGGGCATCCGGAAGAGCGGCGCGACTGGCGCTACAACGCCGCGTCGGTGATCCGCGACGGCGAAGTCGTCGCGACCTATCACAAGCATCTGCTGCCGAACTACGAAGTGTTCGACGAGGAGCGCTACTTCGACCGCGGCCTCGACGCGTGCGTGTTCGAATTGAACGGCGTGAAGCTCGGCGTCAATATCTGCGCTGATCTGTGGGAATCGGGCCCGGCCGAACTGGTGCGCGCCGAAGGGGCCGAACTGCTGCTCGGCCTGAACGCGTCGCCGTACCACATGAACAAGCTGCAGCGCCGCTACGAAGTGCTGCGCGGGCGCGTCGCCGACACCGGCCTGCCGGTGGTCTATTGCAACATGGTCGGCGGCCAGGACGAGCTGGTGTTCGACGGCGCATCGTTCGCGCTCGATGCGGACGGCAAGGTCGTCTACCAGGCGGCTTCGTTCGAGGAGCGGCTCGACGTGCTGCATTTTCGCGGCGGATGCTGGGAAGCGGGCGAAATCGTCCCGGCGCGGCCGGTCGAGGAGGAAGTCTATGAGGCGCTCAAGACCGGCGTGCGCGACTACCTCGGCAAGAACGGTTTTCCGGGCGCGATCATCGGCTTGTCCGGCGGCATCGACTCGGCGCTGACGCTGTGCGTCGCCGTCGACGCGCTGGGGGCGGAGCGGGTGCGTGCCGTGATGATGCCTTCGCCCTATACGGCGCAGATGAGCCTCGACGATTCGCGTGCACTGGTCGCGAACCTCGGCGTGCGCTACGACGAGATTCCGATCGAGCCGGCGATGAACACTTTCGCCGCCCTGCTCGCCGACCAGTTCAGGGGGCTGCCGGCGGACACCACCGAGGAAAACCTGCAGAGCCGCATCCGCGGCATGATCCTGATGGCGCTGTCGAACAAGACCGGCGCGATCGTGCTGACGACCGGCAACAAGAGCGAGATGGCGACCGGCTACGCGACGCTGTACGGTGACATGGCCGGCGGCTTCGCGGTGCTGAAGGATCTCTACAAGACCTTCGTGTTCCGCCTGTCGCGCTGGCGTAATACGGTCAGCCCGGTGATGCCGGAAAACATCATCACCCGCCCGCCGTCGGCCGAGCTGAAACCGGACCAGACCGACCAGGATTCGCTGCCACCGTACGACGTGCTCGACGCGATCATCGAGGCCTACATGGAGCGTGACGAATCGCCGCGCGAGATCATCGCGCGCGGCTTCCCCGAAGCCGACGTGCGGCGCACCGTCGCAATGCTCAAGCGCAACGAATACAAGCGCCGCCAGTCGCCGGTCGGCATCCGGGTGACGAAGCGCGGTTTCGGCAGGGACTGGCGTTATCCGATAACATCGCGCTATCAGGATGAATACTGA
- a CDS encoding P-II family nitrogen regulator: MKKIEAVIKPFKLDEVREALSEVGIAGLTVSEVKGFGRQKGHTELYRGAEYVVDFLPKIKVEIVIGDDLVDQAVEAIIKAARTGKIGDGKIFVTAVEQVVRIRTGETDEAAI, from the coding sequence ATGAAGAAAATCGAAGCCGTCATCAAGCCGTTCAAGCTCGACGAGGTCCGTGAAGCGCTGTCCGAAGTCGGCATCGCCGGTCTGACCGTGTCGGAGGTCAAGGGCTTCGGCCGCCAGAAAGGCCACACCGAACTGTATCGCGGCGCCGAGTACGTCGTTGATTTCCTGCCGAAGATCAAGGTCGAGATCGTCATCGGCGACGACCTCGTCGATCAGGCGGTCGAAGCGATCATCAAGGCGGCGCGCACCGGCAAGATCGGCGACGGCAAGATCTTCGTCACGGCCGTCGAGCAGGTCGTGCGCATCCGCACCGGCGAAACGGACGAAGCCGCAATCTGA